The Salmo salar chromosome ssa06, Ssal_v3.1, whole genome shotgun sequence genome window below encodes:
- the LOC106607399 gene encoding LOW QUALITY PROTEIN: forkhead box protein J1-B (The sequence of the model RefSeq protein was modified relative to this genomic sequence to represent the inferred CDS: deleted 1 base in 1 codon): protein MPVLPSQEIATRFKEKSMKLHPEDQDSVNGSVLLDDSLTSLQWLQDFTIVSASLESLPGSTCQPYHLPEPSHLHPQGSDSPSSPPAGDTAASGMPQSAGSPITSSASANRTSYYSLHPTVTNNHHQITVAAKSLEEVDFKTNHEVKPPYSYATLICMAIQASKKNKITLSAIYNWITENFCYYRRAETSWQNSIRHNLSLNKCFMKVPRQKNEPGKGGFWQIDPQYADMFVNGVFKRRRMPDIHFNTQRHNKTQGSSRNRKTQEYHQHFPQAHYTVSHRGAGAGNRRKLGGTKWETVHKSPLLTPDLMEPEALKGELDWAMVFDDVLNGSSNNFEDLDINLALNSLDCKVELSQQDQGRDWHLGKWCSGGADRDHQQACRYMEVTTMGCYSMEEIQQHLNLTGLQQPLPLAVHPQHFEELTLFPDEQQRHPWEELKEEVQAVPITLDHSLSFCEGFFTEMQPWGTAESYV from the exons ATGCCAGTACTACCAAGTCAGGAGATTGCCACCAGATTCAAGGAGAAATCGATGAAGCTTCACCCAGAAGACCAagacagtgtgaatggttcagTGCTCCTGGATGACAGTCTCACCAGCCTCCAATGGCTCCAGGACTTCACCATAGTCAGTGCGAGTCTAGAAAGCCTACCGGGCTCCACTTGCCAGCCGTACCACCTGCCTGAGCCCAGCCACCTGCACCCTCAGGGCTCCGACTCACCCTCCAGTCCACCTGCTGGGGACACTGCAGCCTCCGGCATGCCTCAGAGTGCAGGCAGCCCCATCACCTCCAGTGCCTCAGCCAACAGGACCAGTTACTACTCCCTTCACCCGACAGTGACCAACAACCACCACCAGATCACTGTGGCAGCCAAGTCCCTGGAGGAGGTAGACTTCAAGACCAACCACGAGGTGAAGCCTCCCTACTCCTACGCCACACTGATCTGCATGGCCATACAGGCCagcaagaagaacaagatcacaCTGTCCGCTATCTATAACTGGATCACAGAGAACTTCTGCTACTACAGACGTGCTGAGACCAGCTGGCAG AACTCTATCCGTCATAACCTGTCACTCAACAAGTGCTTCATGAAGGTTCCCAGGCAGAAGAATGAACCAGGAAAAGGGGGATTCTGGCAGATTGACCCTCAGTACGCAGACATGTTTGTCAATGGAGTCTTCAAGCGCAGGCGGATGCCAGACATCCATTTCAACACCCAGAGACACAACAAAACCCAAGGATCATCTCGTAACCGAAAAACCCAGGAGTACCACCAGCATTTCCCCCAGGCCCACTACACAGTGTCCCACAGAGGGGCAGGTGCTGGGAACAGACGCAAACTTGGTGGCACAAAGTGGGAGACAGTCCATAAGTCACCACTGTTGACACCGGATCTCATGGAACCAGAGGCACTGAAGGGTGAactagactgggccatggtgttTGACGATGTTCTGAATGGGAGCAGCAATAACTTTGAGGATCTAGACATTAACCTAGCTCTGAACTCCCTGGACTGTAAGGTGGAGCTCTCCCAGCAGGATCAAGGCCGGGACTGGCACCTGGGGAAGTGGTGCAGCGGAGGGGCTGACCGGGATCACCAGCAGGCCTGCAGGTATATGGAGGTGACCACCATGGGCTGCTACAGCATGGAGGAGATCCAGCAGCACCTCAACCTGACTGGGCTGCAGCAGCCGCTCCCTTTGGCGGTCCACCCACAGCACTTTGAGGAGCTGACACTG TTCCCTGATGAGCAGCAGAGGCACCCCTGGGAGGAGCTGAAAGAGGAGGTACAGGCAGTGCCTATCACCCTGGACCATAGTCTCAGCTTCTGTGAAGGCTTCTTCACTGAGATGCAGCCATGGGGGACAGCAGAGTCTTATGTGTGA
- the LOC106607363 gene encoding probable E3 ubiquitin-protein ligase MGRN1 isoform X2: MGSILSRRIAGVEDIDIQANSAYRFPPKSGNYFASHFFMGGEKFDTPHPEGYLFGENLDLNFLGNRPVQFPYVTPAPHEPVKTLRSLVNIRKDSLRLVRYKDDTDAPVEEGGKPKVLYGVEFTFDADARVAITLYCQAFEEFTNGMAMYNPKGPALVSETVHYKRGVSQHFSLPSFKIDFTDWKEEDLNFDLDRGVFPMVIHAVVDEGDDCLGHAHVLLAAFERHVDGSFSVKPLKQKQIVDRVSYLLQEIYGIENKNNQETKPSEDENSDNSNECVVCLSDLRDTIILPCRHLCLCNSCADTLRYQANNCPICRLPFRALLQIRAVRKKPGPLSPVSFSPVLAQTMDHDEHSSSDSVPPGFEPISLLEALNGLHSVSPSIPPAPLYDDINFSGSLVGEGRPLGSPEHSGDGGLQKGKVSKSPDSTLRSPSSPIQEEDEEKLSEMSDAQPHTLLSSSPAPTEATAAEDVPESISPDDEDRLHSGGEREILQDYSSEHSSLTKTESDPPGDLSLPASSSENSAHEPKVAPENCVCTDMCTMSLSLGLLCACC; encoded by the exons ATGGGGTCGATTCTTAGCCGGAGAATCGCTGGCGTTGAGGATATTGATATCCAGGCGAATTCTGCGTACAGATTTCCACCGAAATCGG GGAATTACTTTGCCAGCCATTTTTTCATGGGAGGGGAGAAAtttgacactccccatccagagGGTTACCTATTTGGAGAAAACCTGGATCTGAACTTCCTTGGAAATAGGCCTGTACAA TTTCCGTACGTGACCCCGGCACCCCATGAGCCTGTGAAGACCCTGAGAAGTCTGGTCAATATCAGAAAGGACTCCCTGCGCTTGGTCAG GTACAAAGATGACACGGATGCTCCAGTAGAGGAAGGAGGGAAGCCAAAGGTTCTGTATGGTGTGGAGTTCACATTTGACGCTGATGCTCGTGTGGCTATCACCCTGTATTGCCAAGCTTTTGAGGAATTTACCAATGGGATGGCAAT GTACAACCCAAAGGGCCCAGCCCTGGTTTCTGAGACTGTACACTATAAGAGGGGTGTGAGCCAACATTTCTCCCTGCCTTCTTTCAAAATCGATTTCACCGACTGGAAGGAGGAGGAT CTGAACTTTGACCTGGACCGGGGTGTTTTCCCCATGGTGATCCATGCTGTGGTGGATGAAGGGGATG ATTGCTTGGGACATGCACATGTGCTGCTGGCAGCCTTTGAGAGA CATGTGGATGGCAGTTTCTCCGTCAAGCCTCTGAAGCAGAAGCAAATT GTGGATCGTGTCAGCTACCTGCTGCAGGAGATCTATGGAATTGAAAACAAAAACAACCAAGAGACCAAG CCGTCGGAGGATGAGAACAGTGACAACAGCAATGAGTGTGTTGTTTGTCTGTCAGACCTCCGAGACACCATCATCCTGCCCTGCAGACACCTGTGTCTCTGCAACTCCTGTGCTGACACCCTGCGTTACCAGGCCAACAACTGTCCTATCTGCAGACTGC ccTTCCGAGCCTTGCTGCAGATCAGAGCTGTGAGGAAGAAGCCTGGGCCGCTGTCCCCTGTGTCTTTCAGCCCTGTACTGGCTCAGACCATGGACCATGATGAGCACTCG aGCTCAGACTCGGTTCCCCCAGGCTTTGAGCCCATCTCTCTGCTGGAGGCCCTGAACGGCCTGCACTCTGTgtccccctccatcccccccgCCCCCCTCTACGATGATATTAACTTCTCTGGGAGCCTGGTAGGGGAGGGCCGGCCGCTGGGCTCCCCAGAACACTCCGGGGACGGGGGCCTGCAGAAGGGCAAAGTCAGCAAGTCACCTGACAG CACCCTGAGGTCGCCCTCATCACCCAtccaggaggaggatgaggagaagcTGTCTGAGATGTCGGACGCCCAGCCTCACACCCTGCTCTCCAGCAGCCCTGCTCCCACCGAGGCCACTGCAGCCGAGGATGTACCAGAGTCCATCTCCCCAGATGATG aggacaggctgcactctggaggagagagagagatccttcaGGACTACAGCAGTGAACACAGCAGCCTGACTAAAACCGAGAGTGACCCGCCAGGGGACCTGTCTCTGCCAG ccagtagttctgaaaataGCGCCCACGAACCAAAAGTGGCCCCAGAAAATTGCGTATGTACAGATATgtgcaccatgtctctctctctcggtctacTGTGTGCGTGTTGCTAG
- the LOC106607363 gene encoding probable E3 ubiquitin-protein ligase MGRN1 isoform X3: MGSILSRRIAGVEDIDIQANSAYRFPPKSGNYFASHFFMGGEKFDTPHPEGYLFGENLDLNFLGNRPVQFPYVTPAPHEPVKTLRSLVNIRKDSLRLVRYKDDTDAPVEEGGKPKVLYGVEFTFDADARVAITLYCQAFEEFTNGMAMYNPKGPALVSETVHYKRGVSQHFSLPSFKIDFTDWKEEDLNFDLDRGVFPMVIHAVVDEGDDCLGHAHVLLAAFERHVDGSFSVKPLKQKQIVDRVSYLLQEIYGIENKNNQETKPSEDENSDNSNECVVCLSDLRDTIILPCRHLCLCNSCADTLRYQANNCPICRLPFRALLQIRAVRKKPGPLSPVSFSPVLAQTMDHDEHSSSDSVPPGFEPISLLEALNGLHSVSPSIPPAPLYDDINFSGSLVGEGRPLGSPEHSGDGGLQKGKVSKSPDSTLRSPSSPIQEEDEEKLSEMSDAQPHTLLSSSPAPTEATAAEDVPESISPDDEDRLHSGGEREILQDYSSEHSSLTKTESDPPGDLSLPALGPDACSIGVEE; encoded by the exons ATGGGGTCGATTCTTAGCCGGAGAATCGCTGGCGTTGAGGATATTGATATCCAGGCGAATTCTGCGTACAGATTTCCACCGAAATCGG GGAATTACTTTGCCAGCCATTTTTTCATGGGAGGGGAGAAAtttgacactccccatccagagGGTTACCTATTTGGAGAAAACCTGGATCTGAACTTCCTTGGAAATAGGCCTGTACAA TTTCCGTACGTGACCCCGGCACCCCATGAGCCTGTGAAGACCCTGAGAAGTCTGGTCAATATCAGAAAGGACTCCCTGCGCTTGGTCAG GTACAAAGATGACACGGATGCTCCAGTAGAGGAAGGAGGGAAGCCAAAGGTTCTGTATGGTGTGGAGTTCACATTTGACGCTGATGCTCGTGTGGCTATCACCCTGTATTGCCAAGCTTTTGAGGAATTTACCAATGGGATGGCAAT GTACAACCCAAAGGGCCCAGCCCTGGTTTCTGAGACTGTACACTATAAGAGGGGTGTGAGCCAACATTTCTCCCTGCCTTCTTTCAAAATCGATTTCACCGACTGGAAGGAGGAGGAT CTGAACTTTGACCTGGACCGGGGTGTTTTCCCCATGGTGATCCATGCTGTGGTGGATGAAGGGGATG ATTGCTTGGGACATGCACATGTGCTGCTGGCAGCCTTTGAGAGA CATGTGGATGGCAGTTTCTCCGTCAAGCCTCTGAAGCAGAAGCAAATT GTGGATCGTGTCAGCTACCTGCTGCAGGAGATCTATGGAATTGAAAACAAAAACAACCAAGAGACCAAG CCGTCGGAGGATGAGAACAGTGACAACAGCAATGAGTGTGTTGTTTGTCTGTCAGACCTCCGAGACACCATCATCCTGCCCTGCAGACACCTGTGTCTCTGCAACTCCTGTGCTGACACCCTGCGTTACCAGGCCAACAACTGTCCTATCTGCAGACTGC ccTTCCGAGCCTTGCTGCAGATCAGAGCTGTGAGGAAGAAGCCTGGGCCGCTGTCCCCTGTGTCTTTCAGCCCTGTACTGGCTCAGACCATGGACCATGATGAGCACTCG aGCTCAGACTCGGTTCCCCCAGGCTTTGAGCCCATCTCTCTGCTGGAGGCCCTGAACGGCCTGCACTCTGTgtccccctccatcccccccgCCCCCCTCTACGATGATATTAACTTCTCTGGGAGCCTGGTAGGGGAGGGCCGGCCGCTGGGCTCCCCAGAACACTCCGGGGACGGGGGCCTGCAGAAGGGCAAAGTCAGCAAGTCACCTGACAG CACCCTGAGGTCGCCCTCATCACCCAtccaggaggaggatgaggagaagcTGTCTGAGATGTCGGACGCCCAGCCTCACACCCTGCTCTCCAGCAGCCCTGCTCCCACCGAGGCCACTGCAGCCGAGGATGTACCAGAGTCCATCTCCCCAGATGATG aggacaggctgcactctggaggagagagagagatccttcaGGACTACAGCAGTGAACACAGCAGCCTGACTAAAACCGAGAGTGACCCGCCAGGGGACCTGTCTCTGCCAG CTCTAGGTCCTGATGCCTGCTCTATTGGTGTGGAGGAATAA
- the f100a gene encoding FAM100A — translation MDDLKHQVMINQFVLTAGCAADQAKQLLQAAHWQFETALSAFFQETNIPYSHHHQMMHTPANTPATPPNFPDALAMFSRLKASESFNASSPIASMATSPPQVNWAMGPSAPGQTQQGLWTSGQIPSQVPPPGWPQAVTQQASSEQASVAMEAER, via the exons ATGGATGATCTAAAGCACCAAGTTATGATAAATCAGTTCGTCCTGACTGCTGGATGCGCGGCAGACCAAGCGAAACAGCTTCTACAAGCGGCACATTGGCAGTTCGAG ACTGCATTAAGTGCCTTTTTTCAAGAAACCAATATTCCATACAGTCACCATCATCAAATG ATGCACACTCCAGCCAACACACCAGCAACACCTCCCAACTTCCCAGACGCACTGGCCATGTTCTCCCGCCTCAAGGCCTCAGAGAGCTTCAATGCCAGCAGTCCCATAGCCTCCATGGCGACCTCTCCTCCTCAGGTCAACTGGGCCATGGGCCCCTCTGCCCCAGGTCAGACCCAGCAGGGCCTGTGGACTTCTGGGCAGATCCCCTCTCAGGTGCCTCCCCCTGGGTGGCCCCAAGCCGTCACTCAGCAGGCCTCCAGTGAACAGGCCAGCGTCGCCATGGAGGCAGAGAGATGA
- the LOC106607363 gene encoding probable E3 ubiquitin-protein ligase MGRN1 isoform X1 yields MGSILSRRIAGVEDIDIQANSAYRFPPKSGNYFASHFFMGGEKFDTPHPEGYLFGENLDLNFLGNRPVQFPYVTPAPHEPVKTLRSLVNIRKDSLRLVRYKDDTDAPVEEGGKPKVLYGVEFTFDADARVAITLYCQAFEEFTNGMAMYNPKGPALVSETVHYKRGVSQHFSLPSFKIDFTDWKEEDLNFDLDRGVFPMVIHAVVDEGDDCLGHAHVLLAAFERHVDGSFSVKPLKQKQIVDRVSYLLQEIYGIENKNNQETKPSEDENSDNSNECVVCLSDLRDTIILPCRHLCLCNSCADTLRYQANNCPICRLPFRALLQIRAVRKKPGPLSPVSFSPVLAQTMDHDEHSSSDSVPPGFEPISLLEALNGLHSVSPSIPPAPLYDDINFSGSLVGEGRPLGSPEHSGDGGLQKGKVSKSPDSTLRSPSSPIQEEDEEKLSEMSDAQPHTLLSSSPAPTEATAAEDVPESISPDDEDRLHSGGEREILQDYSSEHSSLTKTESDPPGDLSLPGSSESTESLKSQSTNCSSQPLLCPPSSLHMEDEQLDP; encoded by the exons ATGGGGTCGATTCTTAGCCGGAGAATCGCTGGCGTTGAGGATATTGATATCCAGGCGAATTCTGCGTACAGATTTCCACCGAAATCGG GGAATTACTTTGCCAGCCATTTTTTCATGGGAGGGGAGAAAtttgacactccccatccagagGGTTACCTATTTGGAGAAAACCTGGATCTGAACTTCCTTGGAAATAGGCCTGTACAA TTTCCGTACGTGACCCCGGCACCCCATGAGCCTGTGAAGACCCTGAGAAGTCTGGTCAATATCAGAAAGGACTCCCTGCGCTTGGTCAG GTACAAAGATGACACGGATGCTCCAGTAGAGGAAGGAGGGAAGCCAAAGGTTCTGTATGGTGTGGAGTTCACATTTGACGCTGATGCTCGTGTGGCTATCACCCTGTATTGCCAAGCTTTTGAGGAATTTACCAATGGGATGGCAAT GTACAACCCAAAGGGCCCAGCCCTGGTTTCTGAGACTGTACACTATAAGAGGGGTGTGAGCCAACATTTCTCCCTGCCTTCTTTCAAAATCGATTTCACCGACTGGAAGGAGGAGGAT CTGAACTTTGACCTGGACCGGGGTGTTTTCCCCATGGTGATCCATGCTGTGGTGGATGAAGGGGATG ATTGCTTGGGACATGCACATGTGCTGCTGGCAGCCTTTGAGAGA CATGTGGATGGCAGTTTCTCCGTCAAGCCTCTGAAGCAGAAGCAAATT GTGGATCGTGTCAGCTACCTGCTGCAGGAGATCTATGGAATTGAAAACAAAAACAACCAAGAGACCAAG CCGTCGGAGGATGAGAACAGTGACAACAGCAATGAGTGTGTTGTTTGTCTGTCAGACCTCCGAGACACCATCATCCTGCCCTGCAGACACCTGTGTCTCTGCAACTCCTGTGCTGACACCCTGCGTTACCAGGCCAACAACTGTCCTATCTGCAGACTGC ccTTCCGAGCCTTGCTGCAGATCAGAGCTGTGAGGAAGAAGCCTGGGCCGCTGTCCCCTGTGTCTTTCAGCCCTGTACTGGCTCAGACCATGGACCATGATGAGCACTCG aGCTCAGACTCGGTTCCCCCAGGCTTTGAGCCCATCTCTCTGCTGGAGGCCCTGAACGGCCTGCACTCTGTgtccccctccatcccccccgCCCCCCTCTACGATGATATTAACTTCTCTGGGAGCCTGGTAGGGGAGGGCCGGCCGCTGGGCTCCCCAGAACACTCCGGGGACGGGGGCCTGCAGAAGGGCAAAGTCAGCAAGTCACCTGACAG CACCCTGAGGTCGCCCTCATCACCCAtccaggaggaggatgaggagaagcTGTCTGAGATGTCGGACGCCCAGCCTCACACCCTGCTCTCCAGCAGCCCTGCTCCCACCGAGGCCACTGCAGCCGAGGATGTACCAGAGTCCATCTCCCCAGATGATG aggacaggctgcactctggaggagagagagagatccttcaGGACTACAGCAGTGAACACAGCAGCCTGACTAAAACCGAGAGTGACCCGCCAGGGGACCTGTCTCTGCCAG GGTCATCAGAGTCAACAGAGAGCCTGAAGAGTCAGAGTACCAACTGCTCCAGCCAGCCCCTCCTGTGTCCCCCCAGCAGCCTTCACATGGAGGATGAGCAACTTGACCCCTAA